Proteins encoded by one window of Cydia splendana chromosome 14, ilCydSple1.2, whole genome shotgun sequence:
- the LOC134797059 gene encoding uncharacterized protein LOC134797059 produces the protein MLDRSAMMRHARCCCLPVETATFIFAVFSSVISGFGTVVFATANTWFGAVTGDETLSQFWDRDPETIRMSMGDRVYNQRLMDYTAAMAAMLFFFVCCVVSFIFSVFLCYGINKRRPGFVKAYLVYGVVVTILMMAGAVLYSWLMEEIIVGSIILIACGVYSMILLMVQRTYELLRVEQTRNSAQLLCPEPCMKS, from the exons ATGTTGGATAGAAG CGCCATGATGAGACACGCGAGGTGCTGTTGTCTCCCCGTAGAGACGGCCACCTTCATTTTTGCAGTATTTAGCTCT GTTATATCCGGCTTCGGAACTGTCGTGTTCGCCACCGCCAACACCTGGTTCGGGGCCGTCACGGGCGACGAGACGCTCAGCCAGTTCTGGGACCGCGACCCCGAGACCATCCGCATGTCGATGGGAGACCGGGTCTATAACCAGAGGCTGATGGACTACACAGCAGCGATGGCAGCCATGCTGTTCTTCTTCGTTTGCTGTGTGGTGTCCTTTATCTTCTCTGTGTTCCTGTGCTATGGGATTAACAAG AGGCGCCCAGGTTTCGTGAAGGCTTACCTGGTGTACGGCGTGGTGGTGACCATACTCATGATGGCTGGAGCTGTCCTGTACTCCTGGCTCATGGAGGAGATTATTGTGGGTTCCATCATCCTGATAGCTTGCG GTGTGTACTCGATGATCCTCCTGATGGTCCAGCGTACATACGAACTCCTTCGGGTCGAGCAGACGCGAAACTCCGCCCAACTGTTGTGCCCCGAGCCTTGCATGAAATCTTAA
- the LOC134796840 gene encoding uncharacterized protein LOC134796840, giving the protein MMDKSAMMNKMGFRCISVDVATFIFGIFSAVISAIGILAFSTFHLWFGDFSGEKDFGQWLQDPDSMPMHGDAKYEKRRMIYMWIMILVFLWFLSCIVSFIFSVFLCYGTHKRRPAFVKAYLVYGVVMTTLMMAVACLYIWRGDVLNTLIQLIICGLYSLILLMVKRTYEIIRTEHTCDSTPILTSKPGMNI; this is encoded by the exons ATGATGGACAAAAG CGCAATGATGAATAAAATGGGATTCCGTTGTATTTCCGTGGACGTCGCAACATTcatttttggaatttttagcgCT GTGATATCAGCCATCGGTATCCTAGCCTTCTCGACCTTCCACCTCTGGTTCGGAGACTTCTCCGGAGAAAAGGACTTCGGGCAATGGCTCCAGGACCCTGACTCCATGCCGATGCACGGAGATGCCAAATATGAGAAGAGACGGATGATCTATATGTGGATCATGATCTTGGTGTTTCTCTGGTTTTTAAGCTGTATTGTTTCGTTCATCTTCTCTGTGTTCCTGTGTTATGGAACCCACAAG AGGCGGCCGGCCTTCGTGAAGGCCTACTTAGTGTACGGTGTTGTGATGACTACACTGATGATGGCGGTGGCTTGCTTGTACATCTGGAGGGGGGACGTCCTCAATACGCTCATACAGCTGATTATTTGCG GTTTATACTCGTTGATTCTCCTGATGGTCAAGCGCACATACGAAATCATCCGAACGGAGCACACCTGCGACTCCACACCAATTCTAACCTCCAAACCTGGCATGAACATCTAA